A region of Takifugu flavidus isolate HTHZ2018 chromosome 2, ASM371156v2, whole genome shotgun sequence DNA encodes the following proteins:
- the LOC130518981 gene encoding ubiquitin-conjugating enzyme E2 G1-like, with product MTEPRSALLLRKQLAELNKSPVDGFSAGLIQDNDLYRWEVIIIGSADTFYEGGVFKAHLTFPKDYPLRPPKMKFITDIWHPNIDKNGDVCISILHEPGEDKYGYEKPEERWLPIHTVETIMISVISMLADPNTESPANVDAAKEWKEDRDEFKRKVARCVRKSQDD from the coding sequence ATGACAGAACCCCGCTCAGCGCTGTTACTAAGGAAACAGCTTGCAGAACTAAACAAAAGTCCAGTGGATGGATTTTCGGCAGGCTTGATCCAGGACAACGATCTCTATAGATGGGAAGTAATCATCATTGGGTCTGCGGACACATTCTACGAAGGCGGCGTGTTCAAAGCTCATCTGACATTTCCCAAAGATTATCCGCTCAGGCCACctaaaatgaaattcatcacaGATATATGGCACCCTAATATCGACAAGAACGGAGATGTTTGTATTTCTATTTTGCACGAGCCTGGGGAAGACAAGTATGGCTATGAGAAGCCAGAAGAGCGTTGGCTCCCCATCCACACAGTAGAAACCATCATGATCAGCGTCATCTCAATGCTGGCAGACCCAAATACCGAATCGCCTGCAAATGTGGATGCTGCCAAAGAGTGGAAGGAAGACAGAGATGAGTTCAAAAGGAAAGTTGCTCGTTGTGTACGGAAAAGCCAAGATGACTGA